One Streptomyces lincolnensis genomic region harbors:
- the rplF gene encoding 50S ribosomal protein L6: protein MSRIGKLPITVPAGVDVTIDGRTVAVKGPKGSLTHTVAAPIDIAKGEDGVLSVTRPNDERQSKALHGLSRTLVANMITGVTQGYVKKLEISGVGYRVTAKGSNLEFALGYSHPILVEAPEGITFKVESPTRFQVEGIDKQKVGEVAANIRKLRKPDPYKAKGVKYEGEVIRRKVGKAGK from the coding sequence ATGTCGCGCATTGGCAAGCTCCCCATCACGGTTCCCGCCGGCGTGGACGTCACCATCGACGGCCGTACGGTCGCGGTCAAGGGCCCCAAGGGCTCTCTGACCCACACCGTTGCCGCGCCGATCGACATCGCCAAGGGTGAGGACGGCGTTCTCAGCGTCACCCGCCCCAACGACGAGCGTCAGAGCAAGGCCCTGCACGGCCTGTCCCGCACGCTGGTGGCGAACATGATCACCGGCGTGACCCAGGGTTACGTGAAGAAGCTCGAAATCAGCGGTGTCGGTTACCGAGTGACCGCCAAGGGTTCGAACCTGGAGTTCGCTCTCGGTTACAGCCACCCGATCCTGGTCGAGGCCCCCGAGGGCATCACCTTCAAGGTGGAGTCCCCGACCCGTTTCCAGGTCGAGGGCATCGACAAGCAGAAGGTCGGCGAGGTTGCGGCCAACATCCGCAAGCTGCGCAAGCCCGACCCGTACAAGGCCAAGGGTGTCAAGTACGAGGGCGAAGTCATCCGCCGCAAGGTCGGAAAGGCGGGTAAGTAA